In the genome of Gloeotrichia echinulata CP02, one region contains:
- the cas1d gene encoding type I-D CRISPR-associated endonuclease Cas1d: protein MGTVYITQEDAFIAKVDERLNVKFEKQTILDVPLIKIDGLVVIGRASISPAAITELINHKIPLTFLNTNGKYLARLEPEMSKNIFLRAAQWKATGESPQAVHVVQGFVRGKLKNYRQSLLLAQRRYSEIDLSSGINQLTNVIASLDKATAIDSLRGFEGAGSAGYFGCFNQLIRVDDFQFETRNRRPPKDAVNSLLSLGYSLLRHDIQGAINIVGFDPYLGYLHTERYGRPSLALDLMEEFRPLVVDAVVLTAINRRMLSPQDFITEPVSGAVSLTKEGLHKFLRLYQEKKQTKFKHPVLQKQYTYQECFEIQARFLAKYLLGEIDKYPPLVILK, encoded by the coding sequence ATGGGAACTGTTTACATCACTCAAGAAGATGCATTTATTGCCAAAGTCGATGAACGTCTGAATGTGAAGTTTGAAAAACAGACAATTTTAGATGTGCCATTAATTAAAATCGATGGCTTGGTGGTGATAGGGCGGGCGAGTATTTCCCCAGCCGCTATCACTGAATTGATTAATCACAAAATTCCCCTGACTTTCCTCAATACAAATGGTAAATATCTGGCGCGTTTGGAACCGGAAATGAGTAAAAATATTTTCTTACGGGCTGCACAATGGAAAGCTACAGGAGAATCTCCCCAGGCTGTCCATGTTGTTCAAGGTTTTGTACGCGGTAAGTTAAAAAATTACCGTCAAAGTTTATTACTAGCCCAACGTCGCTATTCGGAAATAGATTTAAGTTCGGGAATCAATCAATTAACTAACGTCATCGCTTCTTTAGACAAAGCCACTGCGATTGATTCTCTCAGAGGTTTTGAAGGTGCTGGGAGTGCTGGATATTTCGGCTGTTTTAATCAATTGATTCGTGTGGATGATTTTCAATTTGAAACCCGTAACCGTCGCCCGCCAAAAGATGCGGTGAATTCGCTTTTGAGTTTGGGTTACTCTTTACTACGCCATGATATCCAAGGTGCAATTAATATTGTCGGGTTTGATCCTTATTTGGGATATTTACATACAGAACGCTATGGGCGTCCTTCTTTAGCTTTAGATTTGATGGAAGAATTTCGTCCTTTAGTTGTTGATGCTGTAGTGTTGACTGCAATTAACCGCCGGATGCTGTCGCCACAAGATTTTATTACTGAACCTGTCAGCGGTGCTGTTTCTCTGACTAAGGAAGGGTTACACAAGTTTTTGCGTTTATATCAAGAAAAAAAGCAAACTAAATTTAAGCATCCTGTGTTGCAAAAGCAATATACCTATCAAGAATGTTTTGAAATTCAAGCCCGGTTTTTGGCTAAATATCTCTTGGGCGAAATTGATAAATATCCCCCTTTGGTGATTTTGAAATAG
- the cas2 gene encoding CRISPR-associated endonuclease Cas2, protein MFIVISYDIPEDKRRTKIHKVLKSYGQWMQYSVFECDLTESQYAKLRSRLAKLIKPDTDSIRFYSLCACCQPKVERIGGEIPMDTTVFFA, encoded by the coding sequence ATGTTCATTGTCATTTCTTACGATATTCCCGAAGACAAGCGTCGCACTAAAATTCATAAAGTTCTCAAGTCTTATGGTCAGTGGATGCAGTATTCTGTTTTTGAATGCGATTTGACCGAATCTCAATATGCTAAACTCAGGTCTCGTCTGGCTAAGTTGATTAAGCCCGATACCGACAGCATTCGTTTTTATTCCTTGTGCGCTTGCTGTCAGCCGAAAGTTGAGCGCATTGGCGGTGAGATACCGATGGATACTACTGTGTTTTTTGCTTAA
- a CDS encoding tetratricopeptide repeat protein, giving the protein MNLSLCMIVKNEAATLPKCLSSVQNVVDEIVVVDTGSSDRTVEIATAYGAKVHRFQWCNDFSAARNAALKYVTGDWILVLDADETLTAEIVPQIRSAIESPEYLLINLVRREVGAEQSPYSLVSRLFRNHPDMRFSRPYHALIDDSVAAILNQEPHWQIGYLEGVAILHAGYQKSAIAAHNKYAKAQAAMEEFFATHPDDPYVCSKLGALYVETGNITKGMELLTRGIAACEENYEILYELHYHLGIAYSRLQNPQQATFHYQAAIKLPIYPILKLGAYNNLGNLLQGLGDFKGAKTAYETTLKIDPNFTTGHYNLGMTFKALGLFTDAIASYQKAIRLNPSYAEAYQNLGVVQLKVGNVQASVTAFRNAIALHEQHNPEEAKRLRQGLREMGLM; this is encoded by the coding sequence ATGAATTTGAGCCTGTGCATGATTGTCAAAAACGAAGCTGCTACACTGCCTAAATGTCTCAGCAGTGTGCAAAATGTGGTAGATGAAATTGTAGTTGTCGATACAGGCTCAAGCGATCGCACTGTGGAAATAGCCACTGCATACGGTGCAAAAGTACATCGCTTTCAATGGTGTAATGATTTTAGTGCGGCTCGCAATGCGGCGTTAAAATACGTTACTGGTGATTGGATTTTGGTATTAGATGCTGATGAAACCCTGACAGCAGAAATTGTCCCTCAGATTCGTTCAGCAATTGAAAGCCCAGAATATCTATTGATTAACCTTGTGCGTCGTGAGGTGGGTGCTGAACAATCTCCTTATTCTCTGGTTTCGAGATTGTTTCGCAATCATCCAGATATGCGCTTTTCTCGTCCTTATCATGCTTTAATTGATGATAGCGTCGCTGCAATTTTAAATCAAGAACCCCATTGGCAGATTGGTTATTTAGAAGGGGTGGCAATTCTCCACGCAGGATACCAAAAAAGTGCGATCGCCGCACATAATAAATATGCTAAAGCCCAAGCGGCAATGGAGGAGTTTTTTGCAACTCATCCTGATGACCCCTATGTTTGTAGTAAGTTAGGGGCATTATACGTGGAAACGGGCAATATTACCAAAGGTATGGAATTGCTTACAAGAGGTATCGCCGCTTGTGAGGAAAATTACGAGATTTTATACGAACTTCACTACCATTTAGGCATTGCTTACAGTCGGTTGCAAAATCCCCAACAGGCGACTTTTCACTATCAAGCAGCCATCAAGTTGCCGATTTACCCCATCCTCAAACTGGGAGCATATAACAACTTGGGTAATTTACTCCAAGGGTTGGGAGATTTCAAAGGTGCGAAAACTGCCTATGAAACTACATTGAAGATTGACCCCAATTTTACCACGGGACATTACAACTTGGGAATGACATTCAAAGCTTTGGGTTTGTTTACGGATGCGATCGCCTCTTACCAAAAAGCCATCCGCTTAAATCCTAGTTATGCAGAAGCTTATCAAAATTTGGGGGTAGTGCAGCTCAAAGTTGGTAATGTCCAAGCTAGTGTAACAGCCTTTAGAAATGCGATCGCTCTTCATGAGCAGCATAATCCAGAAGAAGCCAAGAGATTACGCCAGGGGTTGCGGGAGATGGGATTGATGTAA
- a CDS encoding XisH family protein: MSAKDIFHNVVKTALQKDGWIITHDPLYLRLGDDPMRIDLGAERLIVAERDQEQIAVEVKSFLAPSAISEFHTALGQYLNYRAVLQLQQPHRKLYLAVSIDIYRNFFRRDLPQLSMQVYQLKMIVFDPVNEVILQWIN; encoded by the coding sequence GTGTCTGCCAAAGACATTTTTCATAATGTCGTCAAAACAGCCTTGCAAAAAGATGGCTGGATAATTACCCACGACCCTTTATATTTGCGACTAGGTGACGATCCAATGCGGATTGATTTGGGTGCAGAACGTCTAATTGTTGCAGAACGAGATCAAGAACAAATAGCAGTAGAGGTTAAAAGTTTTCTCGCCCCTTCAGCAATATCGGAGTTTCACACAGCTTTAGGTCAATATCTTAACTATCGAGCTGTATTGCAGCTACAACAGCCCCATCGAAAACTTTATTTAGCAGTATCAATCGATATTTACCGAAATTTTTTTCGCCGGGATTTACCTCAATTGAGTATGCAAGTTTACCAACTAAAAATGATTGTATTTGACCCAGTTAATGAGGTGATTTTGCAATGGATAAATTGA
- a CDS encoding XisI protein, which translates to MDKLNHYRQLICQVLEQYSQMKPSNGDIEIYKSIDIENDHYQVFHAGWDGYTRIFGALIHLDLIKDKIWIQYDGTEVGVANDLVSLGVPKEDIVLAYHSPFMRQYNGFAVG; encoded by the coding sequence ATGGATAAATTGAATCACTACCGGCAACTAATCTGCCAAGTCCTTGAGCAATATTCTCAAATGAAACCTAGTAATGGCGATATTGAAATTTACAAATCTATTGATATAGAAAACGACCATTATCAAGTTTTTCATGCAGGTTGGGATGGATATACACGAATATTTGGGGCGTTAATTCATCTTGATTTAATCAAAGATAAAATCTGGATTCAGTATGATGGAACTGAGGTAGGAGTAGCCAATGATTTAGTTTCTCTTGGTGTACCTAAAGAAGATATTGTTTTAGCATATCATTCTCCATTTATGCGACAATATAATGGTTTTGCCGTGGGATGA
- the tmk gene encoding dTMP kinase, with protein sequence MAGKLIVFEGVEGCGKTSQIQLTCGWLQSNGISVIVTREPGGTELGLHLRRLLLEKAEDKPIAQTTELLLYAADRSQHVEQELKPNLAAGKYILCDRYTDSTVAYQGYGRGLNIGLINQLNYIATAGLESDLTIWLDVDVEVGLARKRKDEAEFDRIEQEAIAFHRRVQQGYVELAASYPSRIIRVDGNLSQEAVQQKIQEILGKRLIFP encoded by the coding sequence ATGGCTGGCAAATTAATTGTATTTGAAGGGGTGGAAGGCTGCGGTAAAACCAGCCAAATACAGCTAACTTGTGGATGGTTGCAAAGTAATGGTATATCTGTAATTGTGACTCGTGAACCTGGGGGAACTGAGTTAGGCTTACATCTGCGTCGCTTGTTGCTAGAAAAGGCAGAGGACAAACCAATTGCTCAGACTACAGAATTATTATTGTATGCTGCCGATCGCTCACAACATGTTGAGCAAGAACTCAAGCCAAATTTAGCAGCGGGGAAATATATCTTGTGCGATCGCTATACTGACTCTACCGTTGCTTACCAAGGTTATGGTCGCGGTTTAAATATCGGTTTAATCAATCAGCTTAATTATATCGCTACTGCTGGCTTAGAAAGTGACCTGACTATCTGGCTAGATGTCGATGTGGAAGTTGGACTAGCCCGCAAACGTAAAGATGAAGCGGAGTTTGACCGCATCGAACAAGAGGCGATCGCCTTTCATCGACGGGTACAGCAAGGATATGTAGAGTTAGCTGCATCCTATCCCTCGCGAATTATACGAGTAGATGGTAATTTAAGTCAAGAGGCTGTACAACAGAAGATTCAGGAAATTTTGGGCAAGCGCCTCATATTCCCTTGA